The following are encoded in a window of Natranaeroarchaeum aerophilus genomic DNA:
- the hemA gene encoding glutamyl-tRNA reductase — protein sequence MYDDIAGLSVTLGSDGFDRLESIRDGAEPTARRSIHEESGIEETFVLNTCQRCELYAYGSRARCVLAEVGRCVGVDVTPDGGRLLTGEAAVTHLFQVASGLESGVLGEDEVLGQLRDAYHNAVDEGAVNGRLETVISKSIRVGERARTETAINEGAVSLGSVTLDRIHHELAAVEGPDRIADCDVLVVGAGEVAELVVDSIACRTGTDGSVVVANRSRHGAERLAETVDGEAIRIADLSNAYFERADVVVSATGADDRVLTLGQLVGHELIMIDLANPRDVDPAVADLDDISVTTIDEVLAVRNSEIRRREAAIDDVRAIIDEESDRLEEQLRVERVDDTLDRIYSQAHTLRESETERALARLHNEKGEPLTERQETVVRDLSMAIVNKLLHPTTSELRRAAAEDDQETVDTLLRLFDNHLTEE from the coding sequence CGCCGGTCTCTCAGTGACGCTCGGAAGCGACGGGTTCGACCGTCTCGAATCGATCCGTGACGGCGCGGAGCCGACGGCTCGCCGATCGATCCACGAGGAGAGTGGGATCGAGGAGACGTTTGTTCTCAATACGTGTCAGAGGTGTGAACTGTATGCATACGGATCCCGCGCACGCTGCGTACTCGCGGAGGTCGGTCGGTGCGTCGGCGTCGACGTCACGCCGGACGGCGGTCGGTTGCTAACCGGGGAAGCTGCCGTTACCCATCTCTTTCAGGTTGCCTCGGGACTCGAAAGCGGGGTGCTCGGGGAGGACGAAGTGCTTGGACAGCTTCGTGATGCGTACCACAACGCAGTTGATGAGGGCGCGGTGAACGGACGGCTGGAGACGGTCATCTCGAAATCGATCCGCGTCGGCGAGCGTGCCAGAACCGAGACCGCGATCAATGAGGGTGCGGTCTCGCTGGGGAGCGTCACCCTCGATCGGATCCACCACGAACTTGCCGCGGTCGAGGGGCCAGACCGGATCGCCGACTGTGACGTGCTGGTCGTCGGTGCTGGCGAGGTCGCGGAGCTGGTCGTCGACTCCATCGCCTGTCGGACCGGCACTGACGGGTCGGTCGTTGTTGCGAACCGGAGCCGGCACGGAGCCGAACGGCTCGCGGAAACGGTCGATGGGGAGGCCATCCGGATCGCGGATCTGTCGAACGCATACTTTGAGCGTGCGGACGTGGTGGTGTCCGCCACGGGAGCCGACGACCGCGTCCTCACGCTCGGCCAGCTTGTCGGCCACGAGCTGATCATGATCGATCTCGCGAACCCCCGCGATGTCGATCCGGCTGTCGCCGACCTCGATGACATCTCGGTGACGACCATCGACGAGGTGTTGGCCGTCAGAAACAGCGAGATACGACGGCGCGAGGCGGCGATCGACGACGTCCGGGCGATTATCGACGAGGAGAGTGACCGGCTCGAAGAACAGCTCCGGGTCGAACGTGTCGACGACACACTCGACCGGATCTACTCGCAGGCGCACACGCTCCGCGAGTCCGAGACCGAGCGGGCGCTTGCACGGTTACACAACGAAAAGGGGGAGCCGCTCACGGAACGCCAGGAGACTGTGGTCCGGGATCTCTCGATGGCAATTGTCAACAAGCTGTTACATCCCACGACGTCCGAGCTACGTCGGGCGGCAGCCGAGGACGATCAGGAGACCGTCGACACGCTGCTTCGACTTTTCGACAACCACCTCACTGAGGAGTGA